One window of Cupriavidus oxalaticus genomic DNA carries:
- a CDS encoding type II toxin-antitoxin system RelE/ParE family toxin produces the protein MIQSFRCSDTAALFDGHYVARFASIEFVAQRKLEMLDDAATLGALRFPPGNRLEKLGGDRRHSLRINGQWRVCFIWTHDGPAAVEIIDYH, from the coding sequence ATGATCCAATCCTTCAGATGTTCCGACACCGCTGCACTGTTCGACGGCCATTACGTCGCCCGCTTTGCGAGCATCGAGTTCGTTGCCCAGCGCAAGCTGGAGATGCTTGATGACGCCGCCACGTTGGGTGCGCTGCGCTTTCCGCCGGGCAACCGCCTGGAAAAACTAGGCGGTGATCGCCGCCACAGCCTCCGCATCAACGGCCAGTGGAGAGTCTGCTTCATCTGGACCCATGACGGCCCCGCGGCTGTCGAGATCATCGACTACCACTGA
- a CDS encoding HigA family addiction module antitoxin — translation MARFENRMRPIHPGEILREEYLVPLGMSANALALALRVTPARINEIVREQRGVTPDTALRLARYFGGDARSWMNMQVTYDLKVAQRDLGERIAAEVVPREGAGQEIPEN, via the coding sequence ATGGCACGCTTTGAAAACCGCATGCGCCCGATCCATCCGGGCGAAATCCTGCGCGAGGAATACCTGGTGCCGCTGGGCATGAGCGCCAATGCCCTGGCGCTGGCGTTGCGCGTGACGCCGGCCCGCATCAACGAGATCGTGCGCGAGCAGCGCGGCGTCACGCCAGACACCGCGTTGCGCCTGGCGCGCTATTTCGGTGGCGATGCGCGTTCGTGGATGAATATGCAGGTGACCTACGACCTGAAGGTCGCGCAGCGGGATCTGGGCGAGCGCATCGCGGCGGAAGTGGTGCCGCGCGAGGGCGCCGGCCAGGAAATTCCGGAAAACTAG
- a CDS encoding serine hydrolase domain-containing protein, with product MPANHTRTRRQWRAIACGALCAATLPAWSQDAGRAIAPTAPAAPALVAALESDPIRLGWMQGFPPPPEKQITHVPGAEKFPRNRWLFSHIRELVPTASVWRGNGPPSPLPRAERDIGSVPFSDADGTRRTFEEMLALTYTDGILVMHKGKVVYERYFGVLDGHTPHIAMSVTKSFVGTLAAMLAADGKLDPAAPVTRYLPEMAGTAYGDATVRQVMDMTVGVRYSEDYANPKAEVWDYARAGGMLARPAAYNGPATFYDFLKTLQKEGGHDDVFAYKTVNAEVLAWIVRRASGQSLARLLSERIWQPMGAEQDAYFTVDSIGTESGGGGLNTTLRDLARFGETIRGNGRFNGKQIIPASVVADIRRGGDRGQFARSGSGPVLPGWSYRDMWWVSHDSHGMFQAAGIHGQRIYIDPKAELTIVRYASHPVAGNAANNPITFRAFRALAETLSR from the coding sequence ATGCCAGCCAACCACACCCGGACGCGCCGCCAATGGCGCGCCATTGCATGCGGCGCCCTGTGCGCCGCCACCTTGCCGGCCTGGAGCCAGGACGCGGGCCGCGCCATCGCACCCACTGCGCCCGCGGCGCCGGCGCTGGTCGCCGCGCTGGAAAGCGACCCGATCCGGCTCGGCTGGATGCAAGGCTTTCCGCCGCCGCCCGAGAAGCAGATCACCCACGTGCCGGGCGCCGAGAAATTCCCGCGCAATCGCTGGCTGTTCTCGCATATCCGCGAACTGGTGCCGACCGCGTCGGTCTGGCGCGGCAACGGCCCGCCCAGCCCGCTGCCGCGCGCGGAGCGCGATATCGGCTCGGTGCCCTTCAGCGATGCGGACGGCACCCGCCGGACCTTCGAAGAGATGCTGGCGCTGACCTATACCGACGGCATCCTGGTCATGCACAAGGGCAAGGTCGTCTATGAGCGCTACTTTGGCGTACTGGACGGCCATACGCCCCATATCGCCATGTCGGTGACGAAGTCGTTCGTTGGCACGCTGGCGGCAATGCTGGCGGCCGACGGCAAGCTCGATCCGGCGGCGCCCGTGACGCGCTACCTGCCGGAGATGGCCGGCACCGCCTACGGCGATGCCACGGTGCGCCAGGTCATGGACATGACCGTCGGCGTCCGCTATTCGGAGGACTATGCCAATCCCAAGGCCGAGGTCTGGGACTATGCGCGCGCCGGCGGCATGCTCGCCCGGCCTGCCGCCTACAACGGGCCGGCAACCTTCTACGACTTCCTGAAGACGCTGCAGAAGGAAGGCGGACACGATGATGTCTTTGCCTACAAGACGGTAAATGCCGAGGTGCTCGCGTGGATCGTGCGCCGCGCTTCTGGCCAGTCGCTGGCCAGGCTGCTGTCGGAACGGATCTGGCAGCCGATGGGCGCCGAGCAGGATGCCTACTTCACGGTCGACAGCATCGGCACGGAATCGGGCGGCGGCGGCCTGAACACCACGCTGCGCGACCTCGCGCGCTTCGGCGAGACCATCCGCGGCAACGGGCGCTTCAACGGCAAGCAGATCATCCCGGCATCGGTCGTGGCCGATATCCGCCGCGGCGGCGACCGCGGGCAGTTTGCGCGCTCGGGCAGCGGCCCCGTGCTGCCGGGCTGGAGCTATCGCGACATGTGGTGGGTGTCCCACGACAGCCACGGCATGTTCCAGGCTGCAGGTATCCATGGGCAGCGCATCTACATCGACCCCAAGGCCGAGCTGACGATCGTCCGCTATGCGTCGCACCCGGTCGCGGGGAACGCTGCCAACAACCCGATCACGTTCCGCGCGTTCCGGGCGCTGGCCGAGACGTTGTCGCGGTAA
- a CDS encoding MarR family winged helix-turn-helix transcriptional regulator yields MPDSAANTTGSILEYLTFRLNRLCEMTRESASGFYEREFGIGLRELRVLRFAGLEPGLTLTRLIELVLLEKTVTSKLVTALAKRGLLRREVGAADARQLNLFLTQAGAALVAQTYQRGDVLEKMFLSVLSEAEVQTLDRCIGKLTAALEAHQLGIEPPAG; encoded by the coding sequence ATGCCCGACTCCGCCGCCAACACCACCGGTTCGATCCTGGAATACCTGACATTCCGGCTGAACCGTCTTTGCGAAATGACCAGGGAGTCTGCCTCCGGCTTCTATGAGCGGGAATTCGGCATCGGCCTGAGGGAATTGCGCGTATTGCGTTTTGCCGGACTGGAGCCCGGCCTGACGCTGACGCGCCTGATCGAACTGGTGCTGCTTGAGAAGACGGTGACGTCCAAGCTCGTCACCGCGCTGGCGAAGCGGGGCTTGCTGCGCCGCGAGGTAGGCGCGGCCGATGCCCGGCAACTGAACCTGTTCCTGACCCAGGCCGGCGCGGCACTGGTCGCGCAGACCTACCAGCGCGGCGATGTCCTGGAAAAGATGTTCCTGTCGGTCCTGTCCGAAGCCGAAGTCCAGACGCTGGACCGGTGCATCGGCAAGCTGACCGCGGCGCTCGAGGCGCATCAGCTCGGTATCGAGCCGCCGGCAGGGTAG
- the ribA gene encoding GTP cyclohydrolase II, with product MNDTEIELIDSARLPTRFGDFTAHAFKGAHSGIEHLALSVGEVAGEDVLIRMHSECLTGDVFGSCRCDCGPQLELAMEKIAAEGRGILLYLRGHEGRGIGLAEKIRAYRLQDGGLDTVDANLALGQAIDARNYAFAADLLHQWGVTSVRLMSNNPLKAAALEKAGIKVNEQLRHIVPSNAENEKYLATKRTRMGHLLD from the coding sequence ATGAACGACACAGAAATTGAGCTGATCGATTCGGCACGCCTGCCGACGCGATTTGGCGACTTCACGGCACACGCCTTCAAGGGCGCCCACTCGGGTATTGAGCATCTGGCCCTGAGCGTGGGCGAAGTGGCAGGCGAGGACGTGCTGATCCGCATGCATTCCGAATGCCTGACCGGGGATGTCTTCGGTTCCTGCCGCTGCGATTGCGGCCCGCAGCTCGAGCTGGCGATGGAAAAGATCGCTGCCGAAGGCCGCGGCATCCTGCTGTACCTGCGCGGCCACGAAGGCCGCGGCATCGGCCTGGCGGAGAAGATCCGCGCCTACCGCCTGCAGGATGGCGGGCTCGATACCGTCGACGCCAACCTGGCGCTGGGCCAGGCCATCGACGCGCGCAACTACGCCTTTGCGGCCGACCTGCTGCACCAATGGGGCGTCACGTCGGTGCGGCTGATGAGCAATAACCCGCTCAAGGCCGCCGCGCTGGAAAAGGCCGGCATCAAGGTCAACGAGCAACTGCGGCACATCGTGCCGTCCAACGCCGAGAACGAGAAATACCTGGCGACCAAGCGCACGCGCATGGGGCACCTGCTCGACTGA
- a CDS encoding Lrp/AsnC family transcriptional regulator, giving the protein MVQPPKLDDTDRRILRELRRDGRLSNAKLAEQVGLSATPCWNRVRALEESGVIEGYAALLNQKALGLPDTVLIEVTLERHDDDMLYRFGQALAELPEVMEAYLLTGDYDYLIKVAVAGTQGYEEFLRHKLYKLPGLRHSRSTFVLRTLKREPSVEP; this is encoded by the coding sequence ATGGTGCAACCTCCCAAGCTCGATGACACCGACCGCCGCATCCTGCGCGAACTCCGCCGCGACGGCCGCCTGTCCAATGCCAAGCTGGCCGAGCAGGTCGGCCTGTCCGCCACACCCTGCTGGAACCGGGTGCGCGCACTCGAGGAAAGTGGCGTCATCGAAGGCTACGCCGCGCTGCTGAACCAGAAGGCGCTGGGCTTGCCGGATACGGTCCTGATCGAGGTCACGCTCGAGCGTCACGACGACGACATGCTGTACCGCTTCGGCCAGGCGCTGGCCGAGTTGCCGGAAGTGATGGAGGCCTATCTGCTCACCGGCGACTACGACTACCTGATCAAGGTCGCGGTGGCCGGCACACAGGGCTATGAGGAGTTCCTGCGGCACAAGTTGTACAAGCTGCCCGGACTGCGCCACAGCCGCTCGACCTTTGTGCTGCGCACGCTGAAGCGCGAGCCCTCCGTCGAACCCTGA
- a CDS encoding AsnC family transcriptional regulator, whose product MPATVLPTLRLSLQLDGTDPFGAMEWVFASARRTGLAPEQLRFDSTRFESVSQPVLHATLTAADASLLWLFLRRLESGIDMAVLGADVDDPDSEAQGEPAPAPRAVAPQARSDAGLALPA is encoded by the coding sequence ATGCCAGCCACCGTCCTTCCCACCCTGCGCCTTTCCCTGCAACTCGACGGAACCGACCCGTTCGGTGCGATGGAGTGGGTGTTTGCCAGCGCCCGCCGCACCGGCCTGGCGCCTGAGCAGTTGCGCTTCGACTCGACCCGCTTCGAATCCGTTAGTCAGCCAGTGCTCCACGCGACCTTGACCGCCGCCGATGCCAGCCTGCTGTGGCTGTTCCTGCGCCGTCTGGAAAGTGGCATCGACATGGCCGTGCTGGGCGCTGACGTCGACGATCCGGACAGCGAGGCGCAAGGCGAGCCGGCTCCCGCTCCGCGCGCCGTTGCCCCGCAGGCCCGCAGTGACGCAGGATTGGCGCTTCCGGCCTAG
- a CDS encoding LysR family transcriptional regulator → MIEVRHFRSLVAIAESGKLATAAERVHVSQSALSHQIKAIEAHYGLPLFDRTRQGLRFTPAGERLLALAREVLAAVSAADRDIERLKGDTRGELRVVLECHTCFDWLMPVMDEFRRRWPEVEVDLVAGFHADPISLLSEGRADMVIGSQPAVRRGLDVAPLFRFEILAVIANEHRLRNKRRIEAADLAGETLITYPVPDQRIDLIREVLEPAGIRLQRRTAELTVAVLQLVASRRGVAALPNWGVKNYVDHDYVLAKRIGAKGLWSELYATVPAPLARRPYVADFVAIVRDTCAAQLDGIELLPA, encoded by the coding sequence ATGATCGAGGTCCGCCATTTCCGCTCGCTGGTTGCCATTGCCGAATCCGGCAAGCTCGCCACCGCGGCCGAGCGCGTGCATGTCAGCCAGTCGGCGCTGTCACACCAGATCAAGGCGATCGAGGCGCACTACGGCCTGCCGCTGTTCGACCGGACCCGCCAGGGGCTGCGCTTCACGCCGGCGGGCGAACGCCTGCTGGCTCTGGCGCGCGAGGTGCTGGCCGCGGTCAGCGCGGCCGACCGCGATATCGAACGGCTCAAGGGCGACACTCGCGGCGAATTGCGCGTGGTGCTGGAGTGCCATACCTGCTTCGACTGGCTGATGCCGGTGATGGATGAATTCCGCCGCCGCTGGCCCGAGGTGGAGGTGGACCTGGTGGCGGGCTTCCATGCCGACCCGATCTCGCTGCTCAGCGAGGGCCGCGCCGACATGGTGATCGGCTCGCAGCCTGCGGTGCGGCGCGGGCTCGACGTGGCGCCGCTGTTCCGCTTCGAGATCCTTGCGGTCATCGCCAACGAGCACCGGCTGCGCAACAAGCGCCGCATCGAAGCCGCCGACCTGGCGGGCGAGACGCTGATCACCTATCCGGTGCCGGACCAGCGCATCGACCTGATCCGCGAGGTGCTGGAACCCGCCGGTATCCGGCTGCAGCGCCGCACCGCGGAGCTGACGGTGGCCGTGCTGCAACTGGTGGCGAGCCGGCGCGGCGTGGCGGCATTGCCCAACTGGGGCGTGAAGAACTACGTCGACCACGACTACGTGCTGGCCAAGCGGATCGGTGCCAAAGGGCTGTGGAGCGAGCTCTATGCCACGGTGCCGGCGCCGCTGGCGCGCCGGCCTTATGTGGCGGACTTTGTCGCGATCGTGCGGGATACGTGCGCGGCGCAGCTCGATGGGATCGAGCTGCTGCCGGCATAG
- the metE gene encoding 5-methyltetrahydropteroyltriglutamate--homocysteine S-methyltransferase, translating into MARTHILGFPRIGERRELKFAQEAFWRGESSEAALHEVAAQLRRRHWQLQAERGLDTVATGDFAWYDQMLSLTALLGALPRRFGFDPAQLTLTQYFELARGNREQPAMEMTKWFDTNYHYLVPELDADTTFDGGPAWFFEEADEALAQGLRARPVLVGPVTYLWLSKSHVAGFDRLSLLPKLVQAYRRILGQLKARGIEWVQIDEPALCLDLEPAWLDAFDSAYDGLRDAGPKLLLATYFDTAADHAARAAALPVDGFHIDLVRAPGQLAAWQAALPAHAVLSAGVIDGRNIWRTDLRRALDTLRPVQAALGDRLWLAPSCSLLHVPVSLAHEVRLDAELKSWLAFATEKLGELQLLARALNEGDAAVAAQLAASDAVQASRRQSRRVVNPRVQQRLAGVTAGMAHRASPFAQRIERQREALQLPLLPTTTIGSFPQTAAIRQTRAAFKRGDIGALEYLERIRTEIALAVRKQEELGLDVLVHGEAERNDMVEYFGEQLCGYGFTENGWVQSYGSRCVKPPVIYGDVYRPEPMTVDTTRYAQSLTERPMKGMLTGPITMLQWSFVRDDQPRATTARQLALAIRDEVCDLEQAGIRVIQIDEPALREGLPLRRGDWDAYLDWAVTAFRLSASGVRDQTQIHTHMCYAEFNDILPSIAALDADVITIETSRSAMELLEGFGDFDYPNEIGPGVYDIHSPRVPSVQAMERLLDRACEVVPPQRLWVNPDCGLKTRGWEETEAALSNMVSAARALRERWSVRGAMAWKRVGKPAGHVAAAPADGSACTACATHAH; encoded by the coding sequence ATGGCACGCACCCATATCCTCGGCTTTCCCCGCATCGGCGAACGCCGCGAACTGAAATTCGCGCAGGAGGCCTTCTGGCGCGGTGAAAGCAGCGAAGCCGCGCTGCATGAAGTGGCCGCGCAACTGCGCCGCCGCCACTGGCAACTGCAGGCCGAGCGCGGCCTGGACACCGTCGCCACCGGCGACTTCGCCTGGTACGACCAGATGCTCAGCCTGACCGCGCTGCTGGGCGCCTTGCCGCGCCGCTTCGGCTTCGACCCGGCGCAGCTGACGCTGACGCAGTATTTCGAGCTGGCGCGCGGCAACCGCGAACAGCCGGCAATGGAAATGACCAAGTGGTTCGACACCAACTACCACTACCTGGTCCCCGAGCTGGACGCCGACACCACCTTCGACGGCGGCCCGGCGTGGTTCTTCGAGGAAGCCGACGAAGCGCTGGCGCAGGGCCTGCGCGCGCGCCCGGTGCTGGTGGGCCCGGTCACCTACCTGTGGCTGTCCAAGAGCCACGTGGCCGGCTTCGACCGCCTCTCGCTGCTGCCGAAGCTGGTGCAGGCCTACCGCCGCATCCTCGGCCAGCTGAAGGCGCGCGGCATCGAGTGGGTGCAGATCGACGAGCCCGCGCTGTGCCTGGACCTGGAACCCGCTTGGCTCGACGCCTTCGACAGCGCCTACGACGGCCTGCGCGACGCGGGCCCGAAGCTGCTGCTGGCGACGTACTTCGACACCGCCGCCGACCACGCCGCGCGCGCCGCCGCGCTGCCGGTCGACGGCTTCCATATCGACCTGGTGCGCGCACCGGGCCAGTTGGCCGCATGGCAGGCCGCGCTGCCGGCGCATGCCGTGCTGTCCGCCGGCGTCATCGACGGCCGCAATATCTGGCGCACCGACCTGCGCCGCGCGCTCGACACGCTGCGCCCCGTGCAGGCGGCGCTCGGCGACCGCCTGTGGCTGGCGCCGTCGTGCTCGCTGCTGCATGTGCCGGTGTCGCTGGCGCATGAAGTGCGCCTCGATGCCGAGCTGAAGTCATGGCTGGCCTTCGCCACCGAGAAGCTCGGCGAACTGCAGCTGCTGGCACGCGCGCTCAACGAAGGCGATGCCGCGGTCGCCGCGCAGCTGGCCGCGTCCGACGCCGTGCAGGCCTCGCGCCGGCAATCGCGCCGCGTGGTCAACCCGCGCGTGCAGCAACGCCTGGCCGGCGTGACTGCCGGCATGGCCCACCGCGCCAGCCCGTTCGCACAGCGCATCGAGCGCCAGCGCGAGGCGCTGCAGCTGCCGTTGCTGCCCACCACCACGATCGGTTCGTTCCCGCAGACCGCGGCCATCCGCCAGACCCGTGCGGCCTTCAAGCGCGGCGACATCGGCGCGCTTGAATACCTGGAGCGCATCCGCACCGAAATCGCGCTGGCCGTGCGCAAGCAGGAAGAGCTGGGCCTGGACGTGCTGGTCCACGGCGAGGCCGAGCGCAACGACATGGTCGAGTATTTCGGCGAACAGCTGTGCGGCTATGGCTTTACCGAGAACGGTTGGGTGCAGAGCTATGGCTCGCGCTGCGTCAAGCCGCCGGTGATCTACGGCGACGTGTACCGTCCGGAGCCGATGACGGTAGACACCACCCGCTACGCGCAGTCGCTGACCGAGCGGCCGATGAAGGGCATGCTGACCGGTCCGATCACCATGCTGCAATGGTCGTTCGTGCGCGACGACCAGCCGCGCGCCACCACTGCACGCCAGCTCGCGCTGGCCATCCGCGACGAGGTGTGCGACCTCGAACAGGCCGGCATCCGCGTGATCCAGATCGACGAACCGGCGCTGCGCGAAGGCCTGCCGCTGCGCCGCGGCGACTGGGACGCGTACCTGGACTGGGCGGTCACGGCTTTCCGCCTGTCGGCCAGCGGCGTCAGGGACCAGACCCAGATCCACACGCATATGTGCTACGCCGAGTTCAACGACATCCTGCCGTCGATCGCAGCGCTGGATGCCGACGTGATCACCATCGAGACCTCGCGCTCGGCGATGGAACTGCTGGAAGGCTTTGGTGACTTCGACTACCCGAACGAGATCGGGCCCGGCGTCTACGACATCCACTCGCCGCGCGTGCCGTCGGTGCAGGCGATGGAGCGGCTGCTCGACCGTGCCTGCGAGGTGGTGCCGCCGCAGCGACTGTGGGTCAATCCTGACTGCGGCCTGAAGACGCGCGGCTGGGAAGAAACCGAGGCAGCGCTGTCCAACATGGTCAGTGCGGCGCGCGCGCTGCGCGAGCGCTGGTCCGTCCGCGGCGCGATGGCGTGGAAGCGTGTCGGCAAGCCGGCCGGCCATGTCGCCGCGGCGCCTGCGGACGGCAGCGCTTGCACCGCGTGTGCGACGCACGCGCACTGA
- a CDS encoding DUF1254 domain-containing protein, translated as MKPSLRLMASAVTLAVMLSGCASAPDSATVQAAIAEQPPSDQAMKALSAEVFTYAYPLVLMDVTRELMTLRTPVNSFSHKRSFPDASFTDVVSPNADTLYSSAWLDLSREPVILSVPDTQGRYYLMPLMDAWTNVFASPGKRTTGTRRGNFAITGPDWRGTLPKGVQEIRSPTSMVWLIGRTQVNGKKDLPAVHRLQDQYRLTPLSAWGGGRRVPDRPAPRAAAVDTQSSPVEQVAAMDAQAFFTRFAALLPANPPAAADSAMVEKLRRMGISPGVPFKTTVMEPSTARAVQEGATAALAAIAQGARKGNADAGNGWVMHRDLGNYGTNYARRAVTAWVGLGANLPEDAIYASTRTDANGTPLQGGARYVLHFDKDQLPPARAFWSLTLYNDRQAFIPNPIQRYAIGSRDRLRYNRDGSLDIYIQHERPAGARAANWLPAPPDALNMMLRAYWPEQALLDGSWMPPAVTRVN; from the coding sequence ATGAAGCCTTCACTTCGTCTTATGGCGAGCGCGGTCACGCTCGCCGTCATGCTGTCCGGCTGCGCCAGCGCGCCGGATTCAGCCACAGTCCAGGCCGCCATCGCGGAACAGCCGCCGTCCGACCAGGCCATGAAGGCCCTGTCGGCCGAGGTCTTCACCTATGCCTATCCGCTGGTGCTGATGGACGTGACGCGCGAGCTGATGACGCTGCGCACGCCGGTCAACTCCTTCAGCCACAAGCGCTCGTTCCCGGACGCCAGCTTCACCGACGTGGTCAGTCCCAATGCCGATACGCTGTATTCGTCGGCGTGGCTGGACCTGTCGCGCGAGCCGGTGATCCTGTCCGTGCCCGACACGCAAGGCCGCTATTACCTGATGCCGCTGATGGATGCGTGGACTAATGTCTTTGCATCGCCGGGCAAGCGCACCACCGGTACCCGCCGCGGCAATTTCGCCATCACCGGACCCGACTGGCGCGGCACGCTGCCCAAGGGCGTGCAGGAAATCCGCTCGCCGACGTCGATGGTCTGGCTGATCGGCCGTACCCAGGTCAACGGCAAGAAGGACCTCCCGGCCGTGCACCGGCTGCAGGACCAGTACCGGCTGACGCCGCTGTCCGCGTGGGGCGGCGGCCGCCGCGTGCCTGACCGGCCCGCGCCGCGCGCCGCCGCGGTCGACACGCAGAGTTCGCCGGTGGAGCAGGTCGCGGCGATGGACGCGCAGGCCTTCTTCACGCGCTTCGCCGCGCTGCTGCCGGCCAATCCGCCGGCAGCGGCCGACAGCGCCATGGTGGAGAAACTGCGCCGCATGGGCATCAGCCCCGGCGTGCCGTTCAAGACCACGGTGATGGAACCGTCGACCGCGCGCGCGGTGCAGGAGGGCGCGACCGCGGCGCTGGCGGCGATCGCGCAGGGCGCGCGCAAGGGAAATGCCGATGCGGGCAACGGCTGGGTCATGCACCGCGACCTCGGCAACTATGGCACCAACTACGCCCGCCGCGCGGTGACCGCGTGGGTGGGGCTGGGCGCCAACCTGCCGGAGGATGCGATCTACGCGTCGACACGCACCGATGCCAACGGCACGCCGCTGCAGGGCGGCGCGCGCTACGTGCTGCATTTCGACAAGGACCAGCTGCCGCCGGCGCGGGCGTTCTGGTCGCTGACGCTTTACAACGACCGGCAGGCGTTTATCCCCAACCCGATCCAGCGCTACGCCATCGGCAGCCGCGACCGGCTGCGCTACAACCGCGACGGCTCGCTCGACATCTATATCCAGCACGAACGCCCGGCGGGAGCCCGGGCCGCCAACTGGCTGCCGGCCCCGCCCGATGCACTGAACATGATGTTGCGCGCGTACTGGCCGGAGCAGGCGCTGCTCGACGGCAGCTGGATGCCGCCCGCGGTGACGCGGGTGAACTGA
- a CDS encoding short-chain fatty acid transporter produces MIRASILCLPLACLLAACETPPQIAPRPVPPATTRITVDAQTVSRAASVACEPAVAEALKRRYPQPGSVMLMADREQYYQRANAQTSVNGEGVFEPDDSSSAIGFHYACLYNARTGKVDDVQMRY; encoded by the coding sequence GTGATCCGAGCTTCAATCCTGTGCCTGCCGCTGGCGTGCCTGCTGGCGGCCTGCGAGACGCCGCCGCAAATCGCGCCGCGCCCGGTCCCGCCCGCCACCACGCGCATCACGGTCGATGCCCAGACCGTGTCCAGGGCGGCTTCTGTCGCCTGCGAGCCGGCCGTCGCCGAGGCGCTCAAGCGCCGCTATCCGCAGCCGGGCAGCGTCATGCTGATGGCCGATCGCGAGCAGTACTACCAGCGCGCCAACGCGCAGACGTCGGTCAACGGTGAAGGCGTGTTCGAGCCCGACGACAGCTCGTCGGCGATCGGTTTTCACTATGCCTGCCTGTACAACGCGCGCACGGGCAAGGTCGACGATGTACAGATGCGGTATTGA